The following coding sequences are from one Pelagovum sp. HNIBRBA483 window:
- the rpiA gene encoding ribose-5-phosphate isomerase RpiA, with product MPGSLSPIDKAKFAAAKRATQFVESGMRVGLGTGSTAAWLVRCLGEMVRDEGLQIKGVPTSSRTAKMAREVGIEVISLDEAKWLDVTIDGADEFDADLTLIKGGGGAHLQEKIVATASDKMVVIADLSKKVETLGAFPLPIEVIPFGWQTSKTLVEELLIGMDVLGREVNLRMDGDRPFVTDEGNHILDLHLRRIGNPRQLSLVLNQVPGVVENGLFIDICDAVVIGHGDGKVEVFDITEGTNDVTRFDILDDDNLFSDLTD from the coding sequence CGGATCACTGTCACCCATCGATAAGGCCAAGTTCGCGGCCGCCAAGCGCGCGACTCAGTTTGTGGAAAGCGGCATGCGTGTCGGGCTGGGAACCGGCTCGACAGCGGCGTGGCTGGTGCGCTGCTTGGGTGAGATGGTTCGTGACGAAGGATTGCAGATCAAAGGTGTCCCTACCTCCTCCCGCACGGCCAAGATGGCGCGCGAGGTCGGGATCGAGGTGATCAGCCTCGATGAAGCGAAGTGGCTTGACGTGACGATTGACGGCGCGGACGAGTTCGACGCGGACCTGACGCTGATCAAGGGCGGCGGCGGTGCGCATTTGCAGGAGAAGATTGTTGCCACCGCGAGCGATAAAATGGTCGTGATCGCGGACCTGTCGAAAAAGGTCGAAACGCTGGGCGCTTTCCCCTTGCCGATCGAGGTGATCCCGTTCGGATGGCAGACGTCGAAAACGCTGGTGGAAGAATTGCTGATCGGCATGGATGTATTGGGCCGCGAGGTGAATTTGCGCATGGATGGGGACCGCCCCTTTGTCACCGATGAGGGCAACCATATCCTTGACCTCCATCTGCGCCGGATCGGTAACCCGCGACAGCTGAGCCTTGTGCTCAATCAGGTGCCGGGGGTGGTTGAAAACGGGCTGTTCATAGATATCTGCGATGCAGTGGTGATCGGGCATGGCGACGGCAAAGTCGAAGTGTTCGACATTACTGAAGGCACGAATGACGTGACACGCTTTGATATTTTGGATGACGACAACCTGTTTTCGGACCTAACGGACTAA
- the gor gene encoding glutathione-disulfide reductase — translation MAFDYDLFVVGGGSGGVRAARVAAAGGVKVALAEEDRMGGTCVIRGCVPKKLMVFASGYREMFDDAQAYGWSLEAGTFEWPRFRAKLEAELDRLEGIYRKLLEGSGVTTYDARATVKDANTVRLSTGEEITAKQILIAVGGRPVVPEMANADLGITSNDIFHLETLPKSILIVGGGYIACEFAGILNGLGVEVTQFYRGAQILRGFDDEARGLIADSMKAKGVDLHCGTNIVAMEKDGDGVRVKATNGMERVFDQVMFATGRKPNTEGLGLEEVGVALGRNGEILVDDYSATAVLSIHAIGDVTGRVQLTPVAIREGMAYVETVFNDNPTPVDHKLIPSAVFTQPELGSVGLTEEEARDQEPIEVFCTSFRPMNHAFAGRSDRVLMKLIVSRETRKVLGCHIVADQAGEMIQMVGIAVKMGATKEDFDRTVAVHPTMAEELVTMKAPVRTA, via the coding sequence ATGGCATTTGATTATGATTTGTTTGTCGTCGGGGGTGGCTCCGGTGGCGTAAGAGCGGCGCGGGTCGCAGCGGCAGGCGGCGTTAAAGTCGCGCTGGCGGAAGAAGACCGGATGGGCGGCACCTGCGTGATCCGTGGATGCGTGCCGAAAAAGCTGATGGTTTTCGCATCTGGCTACCGCGAGATGTTCGACGATGCGCAGGCTTATGGTTGGTCGCTTGAGGCGGGCACGTTTGAATGGCCGCGCTTTCGGGCCAAGCTGGAGGCCGAACTCGACCGGCTCGAAGGGATTTACCGCAAGTTGCTGGAAGGATCCGGCGTTACGACTTACGACGCGCGTGCCACGGTCAAAGACGCCAATACGGTGCGGCTCTCCACCGGAGAGGAAATCACAGCCAAGCAAATCTTGATCGCGGTCGGCGGGCGGCCTGTGGTTCCAGAGATGGCGAATGCCGATCTGGGCATCACCTCGAACGACATTTTCCACCTTGAGACGTTGCCGAAGTCCATCCTTATTGTGGGCGGCGGCTATATCGCCTGCGAATTTGCTGGCATTCTCAACGGGTTGGGCGTTGAAGTGACGCAGTTTTATCGTGGTGCTCAAATCCTGCGGGGCTTCGATGACGAGGCGCGCGGCTTGATTGCGGATTCGATGAAGGCAAAAGGTGTCGATCTCCATTGTGGCACCAACATCGTGGCGATGGAGAAAGACGGCGACGGCGTGCGGGTGAAGGCGACGAACGGAATGGAGCGCGTCTTTGATCAGGTGATGTTCGCCACCGGGCGCAAGCCAAATACCGAAGGCTTGGGGCTGGAAGAGGTTGGCGTGGCGCTGGGCCGCAACGGCGAAATTCTTGTCGACGACTATTCCGCCACGGCGGTGCTGTCGATCCATGCCATTGGCGATGTGACAGGGCGGGTGCAGTTGACGCCGGTCGCGATCCGCGAGGGTATGGCCTATGTCGAGACGGTATTTAATGACAACCCGACACCTGTTGACCATAAGCTGATCCCCTCGGCGGTCTTTACCCAGCCGGAACTGGGGAGCGTGGGCCTGACCGAAGAGGAAGCCCGCGATCAGGAACCGATAGAGGTTTTCTGCACGTCGTTCAGGCCGATGAACCATGCCTTTGCCGGACGTAGTGACCGCGTGCTGATGAAACTCATCGTCAGCCGCGAGACGCGGAAGGTGCTGGGCTGTCATATCGTCGCGGATCAGGCGGGTGAAATGATCCAGATGGTTGGTATTGCGGTCAAGATGGGTGCCACGAAAGAGGACTTTGACCGCACCGTCGCGGTGCATCCGACGATGGCAGAAGAACTTGTTACGATGAAAGCGCCCGTGCGAACGGCTTGA